Proteins encoded together in one Octopus bimaculoides isolate UCB-OBI-ISO-001 chromosome 24, ASM119413v2, whole genome shotgun sequence window:
- the LOC128250724 gene encoding uncharacterized transporter slc-17.2-like, with the protein MAAVLVQTLRVDISMAFVCMLKTPNRTSEEVNVTTNNQHCSGFDNRSMNQNYEGEFEWSDTLQANVLAGYFYGYVATNSLGGLLADKYGAKRVVGGSILSASILTILHPSLSRISGYLTLILRILTGMASGSIYPAVQSLYGRWAPPQEIGSLVGLTFSGLNLGNIVGLPTSGYLCVYGFDNGWGSIFYIFGGISLVFSCVWFYVVYDTPDVHPTISEKEHSYLNRIITIEKVVKKVPWRRLISSPAVWAISFGWFAYCWTSLSFQVLLPLYMKEALNVNATSNGLMSSASSVAQIIALPLCGNLADFIPTSGSISPLTAKALTPNGTQEEWQIVFALCAAICVVGTILYAILARGEIQDWAISEDSGVSVPLNDMNTNKPA; encoded by the exons ATGGCTGCTGTTTTGGTGCAGACATTAAGAGTCGATATAAGTATGGCCTTTGTTTGTATGTTGAAAACTCCGAATCGTACAAGTGAGGAAGTTAACGTTACTACAAACAACCAACATTGTTCTGGATTTGATAACCGTTCAATGAACCAAAACTACGAAGGAGAATTCGAATGGAGCGACACGTTACAAGCAAACGTGTTGGCTGGTTACTTCTATGGATATGTAGCAACTAATTCTTTGGGTGGTTTATTGGCCGATAAATACGGTGCGAAAAGAGTTGTCGGGGGTTCAATACTTTCAGCATCCATTCTGACAATTCTTCATCCAAGTTTGTCTCGAATTAGTGGTTATTTGACTCTCATTCTAAGGATATTAACAGGCATGGCGTCAGGATCGATATACCCGGCAGTTCAATCCTTATATGGACGTTGGGCACCACCGCAAGAAATTGGTTCGTTGGTTGGTCTTACATTTTCTGGTCTAAATTTAGGCAATATTGTAGGTCTTCCAACATCAGGTTATCTTTGTGTTTATGGATTTGACAATGGATGGGgttctatattctatatatttggtGGAATATCGTTGGTGTTTAGTTGTGTTTGGTTTTATGTTGTTTATGATACTCCAGATGTCCATCCAACTATCAGCGAAAAAGAACATTCTTATCTAAACAGAATTATAACAATTGAAAAAGTGGTGAAAAAGGTACCATGGAGACGGCTAATTTCTTCTCCTGCTGTATGGGCCATCAGCTTTGGCTGGTTTGCTTATTGTTGGACTAGTTTGTCTTTCCAGGTGTTGCTACCACTTTATATGAAAGAAGCCTTAAACGTTAATGCAACCTCCAACGGTTTAATGTCATCTGCTTCTTCGGTAGCACAAATCATTGCACTACCCCTGTGTGGGAACTTAGCTGATTTTATAC CGACGTCGGGAAGCATTTCTCCCTTAACTGCCAAAGCTTTAACCCCAAACGGTACACAAGAAGAATGGCAGATCGTGTTTGCCTTATGCGCTGCTATATGTGTAGTTGGTACAATATTATATGCAATATTGGCAAGAGGAGAAATTCAAGATTGGGCGATTTCGGAAGACTCCGGGGTATCTGTTCCCCTTAACGACATGAACACAAATAAACCGGCTTAA
- the LOC106868760 gene encoding sialin → MADRVCLMRCYMCSWYNIICNIGKRRNSRLGDFGRLSGIHSLYGRWAPPQEIGSLVGLTFSGLNLGNIVGLSTSGYLCVYGFGNGWGSIFYIFGGISLVFGCVWFYFVYDTPDFHPTISEKERSYLNRSIKSEKVVKKVPWRRLISSPAVWAISVGRFAHSWTSLTFQVLLPLYMKEALNVNATSNGLMSSAPSVAQIIALPLCGNLADFIRSKKYMSTRCVRVLFQTIALIASGCLLIVIGFLRCDQTILITILLFLIGITLSFSSGGVVVNNNDIAPSYAVLGVIHKDEYILVTVLFQV, encoded by the exons ATGGCAGATCGTGTTTGCCTTATGCGCTGCTATATGTGTAGTTGGTACAATATTATATGCAATATTGGCAAGAGGAGAAATTCAAGATTGGGCGATTTCGGAAGACTCTCGG GAATTCATTCTTTATATGGACGTTGGGCGCCTCCGCAAGAAATTGGTTCGTTGGTTGGGCTTACATTTTCTGGTCTAAATTTAGGCAATATTGTAGGTCTTTCAACATCAGGTTATCTTTGTGTTTATGGATTTGGCAATGGATGGGgttctatattctatatatttggtGGAATATCGTTGGTGTTTGGTTgtgtttggttttattttgtttatgataCTCCAGATTTCCATCCAACTATCAGCGAAAAAGAACGTTCTTATCTAAACAGAAGTATAAAAAGTGAAAAGGTGGTGAAAAAAGTACCTTGGAGACGACTGATTTCTTCTCCTGCTGTATGGGCCATTAGCGTTGGTCGATTTGCTCATAGTTGGACTAGTTTGACTTTCCAGGTGTTGCTACCCCTTTATATGAAAGAAGCCTTAAACGTTAATGCAACCTCCAACGGTTTAATGTCATCTGCTCCTTCGGTAGCACAAATCATTGCACTACCCCTGTGTGGGAACTTAGCTGATTTTATACGTTCAAAGAAATATATGTCAACTCGTTGTGTTCGCGTTTTATTCCAAACCATTGCCCTGATTGCTTCAGGATGTCTGTTGATAGTCATAGGATTCCTCAGATGTGACCAAACCATTCTAATAACTATCTTATTGTTTCTTATCGGTATAACTTTATCATTTTCTAGTGGTGGTGTTGTcgtcaacaacaatgacattgcTCCAAGTTATGCTG TGTTGGGTGTAATCCATAAAGACGAATATATTCTAGTAACGGTGCTATTTCAGGTTtag